GCGGTTGCTTTCAAGAATATCAGTTTCTTCTTGAACAATGCTTAGACCTGATTCTACAAGGATCACTGCTAATTCATAGAACTTTGATCTCTCGTGAAGAAACTCAATGGATCCAGCTTCAGATTGGACCTTTTCATGTGCTTTGTCCATGGCAGATCTTAGAATTCCCATCACTATTCCATCTGACTTTGATCTACAATCTATTTCACCAAACAGGTTGTCCATTTCTTAATTTCCAAAGTAAATGGAGAAATTAAatacttcttctttttccttgaaTGTGAATAAACAGAGAAAAGAAGTGTTAAAAAACATTGAAATTTCCATAATCTCTTAAAGACATAATCCTAAAGATCTGCAAGAAAGTTGCATGGTTTCATGTGACTTGTTCTAAACTGTCAAAACGCCCAAGTAATTCCCATGGATGCGCTAGAAGCATTATTTTGATTAAACTCAATCACATAAGTTATTCGGATAAACACTGTTTACACCAAATTAAGTAATTTAGCTATACCAATTAAAAGTTAAATAGAGTATATACCACTTAACTATACCACTTAACTATAATTATGTgataaatgtatatataaaagaCACGTGTCTGATACTCATTCATTTTATAAAAGACATGTGTCCTGTATTCATTCATTAGTCAAAGCTGAAAAAGTTTTTCTAATTGTAAAAGTTAATTATATCCGAGattattttaaaaggagaaatCACGTTCAATTAGCTACATTTGATTTTATTTGAAGGTAAACATGTTTTTTCCACTCTATCAATTAAACTATTCGATATAAAGAGAGATACTACATACTCAGTATATATTACAGAAGCGGATCCATGATTTTGGCAGGGCGGGTGCACTATTAAGAAGAGGTGAATCCAGAAtataaattttatgggttcaacctTTAATTCTTACGATTGCGTACCCATTACACTTTTGGAATTAtaagttcaatttttttttaaaatagtaatTTTCTTACATCTATATCtatttttcatgttgaaaatattGAGATCAGTTGAACCCATTGACTATATGTTACATCATACATTGCTACTAGTTTTAATATACACATTTTATTTAATCATATAAGATTTTACGGTGGCAAAAGAAGAATAGGAATTTTAATGTACGACAATTTTGAAagaataaatcaaaaaaaaaagaaataaaaagaaaaaatagttaattaatACGCAAAAAATAACACCATACACGCCCATCTCCCCTCTCCCGTGATCGTTTActtttagaaaaaagaaaaaaataacaagaTTGACATAAGATTTGAACTCACAATCTCACTTAGAGAGGTACACTCAATAACCATCACATTATATAATACTTTGAGTATAAGTGCAcacatatatatttaaatatttaaaaaaaaaaataatattacttTAAGACGGGGAGCCTGAGTTCACGTACCTCATGGAACCCTAGGCCCTGGATAAGGGCCCCTGATATCTTATAGGACTTGTATTtcatcttattatttttatttaatcaaatactcaaaaaaGAAATATAGTATATTGTCCCCAGCTCGTACAGTTTTTTGGACCTATTACCCCGTGCAATAATATCCTTGATTCCTTGACCACCCTTAAATTCAGTACTATATGACCAATAATAATCCAACTACTCCTCAACTACAAACCTCCAACTACCTTCCAGTCACAAGCTCTTCACCACTTTTTCTACGCGCCGCCGTCCTCTGCCGCTTTCTTCTCGGCGGCACGCTCTGCTCTGGTTGTCAGCCACTCCAAAACATCGCTGAACACTTGTTCCACATTCTCCTCCGGTTCGCCTACCAACTGGTGCCACATTCCCGGGTAAACATTCAGAGTTTTGTCTTCACTAGACGCTCGCCGGTAAAGGTCCTCGACGCAAGCCAGATCGCAGACGACGTCCCCGCCGCCGTGTATGATCAGAAACGGCACCTTCACTTCTTCGAATCTCCTCTGCAGATCCCCGCATACTCTCACCAGTTCACGCGCCGTCGCCGCTCGTGGTCTCCCCAATGGCCTCCTAGGGCTTGCCACTGCCAGTTTCCTCTTCCACTCCATCTTCGTGATTcaccaattaaaaaaaaaaacagttttaAAAAAGTGAATAAAAATAGAATATAATTCAACTCCCTTACCTTGAATGAGACTTCAGGAATAGAGCCGCGAGTGGGAACAACGCGCCATGTGGGAATGAGAAATGCTGCAATGTCCAGAAGATGCTCCAAAGGCCACGGCGGTTTGAACTTAGCGCTGATACCGCACATGGCCCCGTTCAAAACGACGCCGTCAAAAGGCTTATTAAGAGCAGAATTTCCCTGCCGGAGAGTGATGAGAAGAGCAATTGCGCCGCCGAGAGATTCAGCGTAGAGAAACGACGGGAGATACGGCGGCGCGTGGCGCCGAcggaaagaatcgaagaaggcgATGCAGTCATCGACAACGGGGTTAATGTCGGGTATATGAGCCACGAGGCCATCGGAGAAGCCATGGCCCTGATGATCGATTGCGCAGACGGAGAAACCGTGCTTGGCGAAGTGAACGGCGGTGAGTTGAACGAACCAGCTGGACTCGCCGGTGAATCCGTGAACGACGCAGACGACGCCGATGGGGTTAGAGGGAGGGAGTGGGGTCCACCACTGAGTGAAGAGTTTGAGACCTCGAGAATTGGTGATGAACTCGGAGCCGTGACTCACTGAGTGGCGATAATAGAACTCGTCAGGGCTTAATGACCCGAATGGGCTCACTTCGTTTGCCTCTGCAACTGGATGCTTCATTCTTTTCGTTACTTCAAAGGAAAATCACTGAAAAcctttataaagaaaataaaactcACTTGATACATTAAATGTTATGAAAATTAGATGCTTGCTTTTCACTAAATATATGAAAATAGTACATTGCATTATAATGTTTAATGTATGAGTATGAATAGTCTATCTGAAAATTCCATTATGATATATAtaatcgtgtaattattattaattaatatttatggCAAAATCATGGTAAAATATTAAATTTGGTATCATACACCTTGTTCTGGTTAAGTTTTTCCTCCCAAGCAGCTCAACTGCCCCTCACAAACACATTATGTATTATTGTACATCTAATCGTCAATAGGCTAATTGATAAAACAATTTTCGGCTAAAAAGATTTAAGTGAGATTGCAGGGTTAATTGGCCATCATTATTTCAAAAATCGCCAAGACTCATAAGGGAATATCTAGAGAATTTTATCTAGTTATGCAAAATTGGAAtcctaattattattattattagggaTATTTGTACTTAATTACTTAACATAGCAAGATTTTAGGCTctaattttttccatttttcactCCCTCTCACCCTAACATACTATCACGTGTTGGACTAACACCATACAAAATTAAAGCAAGCTCAACTTAATATGCTGCCGTCCTTAAATACGAATTGTTCCCTGTTATTATGATACATATCGCATCAAATTAAAACAATCAGTGTAGGATCTTAAAATCTTTAGTGGAATTCAATGGGAAACTTTGACAACAAAATCGGGCGTCTATCGATGGTACTAGACAAGTCGacctttcaaaatacttcaatatTTTATAAAAAGGATAATTCAAAGCTTTTTTATACCAGAAATATTTTTACAAAAGAACCGGAgttgaattcaaaataaaatgcgtaaaaatagcccaaaacatcggagtgtcactaagtcatgagcatctagatatccagtTTAATAAAAatagtgtctaagtatcaatacaggaaagaaagaaaatatagaaggagagacaaggtctgcggacgccggcagctacctcgtagtctccggtactcgatcgcgcacgaactcaacgacctccgtgatcaaacacacctggatctgcacatgaagtacagggtgtagcatgaatataaccaactcagcaagtaacagaaataaataaggaactgagaagcagtgacgagctatacaattacagttcattttcaataattccagcaaagaatagacatgctttcacatccggcagtttaagtccaatcagttttatacagttaaagttCAGGTAATCCAGATATAGGATATATGATCTTTcaggaatttcacaacaatgacagatagcaactaagtgcaccaacaaatgaaaaggcaagtacagcctctcagggcaacagtcactcaactagTCATAACAGCtcaaatcactcggctctcagccctcagtactcacactcaataggtacctgcgctcactgggggtgtgcagactccggatgggctcctttCAGTCCAAGTGctatatccgcacggacaactcacatgttgcacggacaactcacgtgctatagtatcaatatgtgaaatcgcacggacaactcacgcgttgcacggacaacttacgtgccatagtatcaatacctcacaaacaggcccttggcctcactcagtcatcaacctctctagtctctcgggctctcggaaatcacaaagatcgacccaaacaaagataacatagtatattaacaagaatcaagaagaggttgagatatgatacgcaagaaaaaccatgactgagtacaagacaacaattagcaagtaattcaacaagtacgcgacctccgcgggtcccaacaataccatcacagagcctaagcatgatttgcagtcaaatttctataacacagggagagcatatagctagtAATAAGTTatttcaactttacagtttcacggaatggaccaagtcccaattcctacggtgcacgcccacacgcctgtcacctagcatgtgtgtcacctccaaaatactcacataatccaataatccggggtttcataccctcaggaccatatttaaaactgttacttaccttaaaccgtgcaaaatcctactccgcaattcctttgcccctcgaatcaatctccaaacgccCCAAATCTAATCACAAGTAgtacaatataattaatataggctaaaagaatcaatttcacaagaaaaatacgaaattataagccaaaatccaaaataggctcaacccggcccccgggcccatgcctcgaaatccgataaaagtcacaaaatccgaaagctcattcactcacgagtctaaccatactaaattcatcaaaatctgacatcattTGGTCGTCCAAATCgccaaaatccactctccaattctcaagccctaaacccccaaatttcacttcaaaatctcgaTAATTAGGTAAGAAAATCAGTGGAGAATCAAGATTTATGATTAAAAAatgagtacaagaagcttacctcaataattccctcgaaaatcttctccaaaatcgcctaagtctGAGTCTCAAATAgtgaaataagactaaaatcgcgaacccttgcttttaaaccttctgcccacaTTTTTCGCATCTACAGACCCACTGTCGCAtatgcgacgccgcacctgcgaaaaattcATCACAGGTTCGGATTCCACTTGAAATCCTAGATTCCGCTACTGCGGCTACAAGACCACATCTGCGCCTATCGTAGGTGCGGAagcccatcgcacctgcgcccagctgcccgcttttgcgaccatcgcaggtgcgggaaaatcttcgcacctgcgacctctgctcaACTCAtctttggccgcttctgcggttccttccctgcttctgcgggctcgcacctgcggtgcccactCCGCAAGTGTGGTCACACCAGTAGCAACATCACTTCAGTTgtttcatcaactcaaaaatcaagtccgttaaccaaccgaaatcaacccgaggcccccagtaCCTCAACCAAACGTACCAACTAGTCATATAACCCaatgcgaacttagtcgaaccttcaaatcacccaaaataacatcaaaacacagattacacccggattcaagcctaaagaacttttaaactttcaaattccacaaacgacgctaaaacctatcaaaccacgtccgattgacctcaaattttgcacacaagtcatatccaacattacggacctactccaacttccgaaatcggaatccgaccccaatatcaaaaagtcaaccccccggtcaaactttccaaaaaattgactttcgccattttaagcctaaattagctacagacctcaaattcgcAGCCcgtacatgctcctaagtccaaaatcacccaaacagAGCTACCGGAATCGAcgtaactccattccggagtcgttttcacaCAATTACGACTACAGtaaaaaattctaagacttaaacttccgctttagggactaagtatcccaaagcACTCCGAAAACAAAAACTagacctcccggcaagttacataagcagaaacagatacgggaaaagcagtaaatagggggtcggggctaatacactcaaaacaaccgTCCGGATCATTACAGTAGTTTGCAATTCATCTTCTTTTCCAATCTACTTGTTAGGATCCGGAACCGAGGTAGTGCTAAATGTAGCCAAACaacgttataatgacaataacaaagacaatgcgaGTTGATAATAATgataattaaagcatataaaagaGGCACAAATTTaatgtggttcggtcaaggtgacctacgtccacaagcggagaaaAATAATTTCACTATAACAACCGGCacacaaaagagagtacaaaattagagatGAACTCTAATTATCCCAAAATATATCCCCCAAAAAAAACCTCGCAACAATCACTCACAAAGAAGAAGTTCACTTAAAAGTGTTTCCCAGCACTAACTGTATAGAATATAATAAAACTCTCTATTACAAGAATACTCAAAGtgaatttctaatcaaaataTGGAATGATTCAAATGAAGTAAGATGACATATATTTATAGGGCAAAGTTCTtggtccccaagcaaagaaaaaagaataaaagaaaatacttttttttctttggcTCCAAGCTAGAATTCTTTGGCTCCAAGTTTGAATAATTTGGCTCCAAGTTTGCTATGGACAAATTTAGGCCATATCTTACACTACTCTTTAGCTTTACATTCAAGACTACTAACCTGTATTGGGTGGTTATCAATTCTCCGGGAATAACCTTATCTTGTATGCTTCTATCTCATTTCTTGTAAAGGATAAATCTATTTGACCATGGTTACCCTTACTCTTATAAGCTATTAGGTGagaatctttttttaaaatatgtgttaGCTACCACTAAATCATAAGCTAAATCAATTCTAAGATCCCTCTTCTTCCCATTCAGGTTGGTTTGACCCAGAAGTACAGTAAGAAGGAATGAAACCACTAAATCATAAGCTAAATCAATTCTAAGATCCCTCTTTTTCCCATTCGGGTTGGTTTGACCCATAAATACAGTATAAGAAGGAATGAAATCACTGCCTTTCCTTCGTTATTATCATAATAACTATAAGCTCCATGTACTTATTTAAAACCATTGCTATCTTTACCTCCATGACCATTTAGATCTCCCCCTATAAAGATTTGTTGATATCCTAGAATTTCTTGAACCAAAGAATTCATATCCTCCCAACACTTAACTTTAGCTTTTGCATCTAATCCTATTTATGGAGCATAAGAACTTATAACATGGATTGTCTCCTTCCTTAATACACCCAGTGCCGCTACCCACTTCTACTAAGACTGAGCTTAATAGGAGCAAGAGACTTGGAGGAACAATCAGAATGAAATATTACTTAATCGTGGAAATGTCAAACCTTGCTCCAATAATATCTCCAATCTATTTTATCTCTACAACCTTATCTTTAAGtcattatataataataattctcacTCTGTTCATATTTTTATCTATCCCACAGTACTATAATTTATAACATGTGTTACCTATCTTTCTAGCCTTTTGCCATGTCCACTTAATTTATTGAAGGCACACGTATCAACTCTCCTTCTTTTTAAGGTATCCACTAATTTCATTGACTTTCCTGTCAAAGTTCCTATATTTCAGTTATCTACCCAAATCCATCTCTCTTAGACTAGCTTTTTAATCCTATTCTGTCCATGATGCGGAACCCTTTTTGCACAATATCTGAGTACAAATGTGCAAAACTCCTTaccttctttaaaaaaaaaaaagttaccccATTGTTTGATATCTGGCAATCTCATACATgctattaattgattatttggcCTAATTGAAATAACCCAGGATAGGTTATATATATTAGTATATTTTTACcgaattgtatatattttattaaaaaaatgttGCCACTTCTTAAAGATCCAATTCTCCCGTTAAAGCAGATAACAAGTGTCCTATTTTTGTATCTTTAGAAAAAAATCCCGAATATTTACCAATGCCAAAAGCTCCATAAATTTGCTAAAAGCTTCACAACTGGACCTTTTTCAAAGTTACTACATTAGAAATAGGAGTATCATTCAAGATAAGCAAGTAACTCCTTTTTTCTTCGttcaattttctttcaatttGATCCGCTTTCCCTTTTGAGCCCCTCGGAAATGTTTAACTgaattcgaaaaatattttttcattattttttggtACATTTGCAAGATATTTAATGACGATACATATTTCACTTTGAACCCCTCAAGAATATTTAATTAATGTCAAAAGATAGCTTGTAAAGATGGCAAAATAGGTGCCAGTTATTGAGATCTGCCAGTAAAGATGTAACTTAAATCATTCCCTAATCTATGGTTCTAAAGGATTAGTCTAATATAATTATAAATAGAGGATAAACAATAGTAATTAACTTAGCCCATAGCTCAGAACAGTTGCGAAGCTTAAATTGCAGTTGTCCTTTTTCATTAAACTCCAAACTTTTCTTTACATTTAATTCCATAATGGATTCTCTTTCTTCCAATAGCTGTCGTGTCTTTAGTCTTCTTCATCAGCAACACAGGCTGTAAGAGAGACGCAATTATCAGATAACTAAAGGCTTGTCGAGTAGAAATATAATCACAGTTCACAAATGCAAACAACATAACATTAATCTGCAAATGGTAAATAGTTGTTTTTTTAAGATAGacacaaacaaaaacaaagaattaCTACTATAAATTATAATAGGCAGAAAACAATAACTGATTACAATTCAGGATACATCTTAGCTCATATAAATCGAGTAATAGTTATGAACGTTTACAGAATAAAGTAAACGTtcagaaaatttcataatagccTGCCTGCCTGCCATCGTTCTTTATAAGTTCGGGAAACCAGACACTCCCTCTGATAAAATTGTATATCTTGATTCTTGAACAAGATAATTAGGTTTTCTAGCACCAGATGCTAGTATAATAAAAGCTAAAAGCAGGGATTCCATCCAATTAAGAGGAAATTATCTCTATCAGCCAACGGCTAGAGAGGTACAATCGCTAGTAGAAACTCTGAAAAGCGTAAATGGTACAAAGGTAAAATGCAAAGGCTTAGGATTCATCTTCAGCTGTTTCAGGACATGATATCGTAATAGCCCATTACATTGTTAGAATTGAATTGGAAAATTTATCAGACATAGCCTACATCACGAAATTGAGGTGCCTTTACATTAATATTTTTAACTAATAGTAACACATCTATCTGTTTCCAATTTCCAAATACATTCTGGTAGAAGATAATAGACAAACCAGAAAGAAGAGAACACAAACCCCCACCCCCAGCCCAGTGCCACTATTAAGATTGCAAAAGAGGGTAAATCCTTAAAGTCAAGCACCAAACAGAAAGCATGACACATAATAGAAGAGAAAATATATTAACAAAACAAGAAACAAGTATGCTTTCTTTATACTGCATACAGTGAACTTGGATTGTCACTAAAATTTATGGACAATATTGCTATGTTCTCCAAATATTTGGAAAACACACAAACAGACTTATGTTTGTACACTTCAATAATGTTCAAGATTGCTTTGCTGCTAAAACTTAAAACACAAGTAATTACTCTTAGCAAGCGTGATTGTACGGTAAAAGAGAAAAATTCTCAAGAAAAGCCCAGAGAAGACACTCAATGCCTCAGTATCATTGACAACTCCCTCTAATGTTGGATACCCACTAATCCTGCCATCTCCTCCACTCTCCACCGTTCTAAACATCTCATTACCACATTTCACTCTTTGCATATTCTTCCTGGACCTAATTTGACCCACTTGTACAGCTCGCATGTGGTCCACACCACTCCCTTATCACATGAACCACCCAAAAGCCTACTACAAAAACTAGTGATGTTCTTGTCAGACCTGGCACACTCTGGTCATCATTGGACATCAGCTAGAGCTACCCCCGTAAACTTTCCAGCACCACCTTAAAAATCCCAGATGTGAAGGTCTACTACCCATGAAAATACAAATGACCAATAGAACTAGACCCGTAACCTCATATCTGCAGATCTTCCACCTTCAAACACCTCTCTTTTTTAAAAAGTGAACTTGCTATGCTATGCACGATTCTCAGATTCCTTACATCATCAATTATCAGTGTCACCAAAACAAGTGCAAATCTATCAATTAGTTCCTGCCTCACACTATATCACTCACGATCTCAAGTCAACCAGCAAGTGCTCCATTATAGAGCACAACCAAGAATCACATTCACACCATATTAAAGTATCTGAAAATATAAAGTTGGAATACAAACCCTATCACCTTAACAGCATGATCATTGCTGGAGCTCCACAAGAAGAGGAAACAAACCCTAAGGTCATTGTTGTCTGCTAAGGTGTGTGCTATAGGTTCTAGCAAAAAGTAATATGACTTTGTGCCTTCGTAAAAAATGTCCATTCTTGTAATATTTATTTACTCTAATTTGACAATTTGCAGTGTACTCTTTCATTATGTTTCAAAAATATAGTCCTTGCTCAACGTGTATTAAGAACTTTGGTTTTCCTGGAAAGAACTTACTATTGTAGCTCTACATAGTTTCAGCTCAATGAGAAATGAGCTTATAAAATATGAGACCTGTGACCTTTGTTAGACAGTGTATGGTGGTAGTTATCTACTTCAACATGCTGTTGAAAGATCAGACAACAGGATCCAACTGCAGCTTTTCATATCAAGAATTATCAGTTGTCATGAAAAAGCTGCAGCTTTTGCAACTTTAAAGGCACTATGCATAGTTAACTGATCATAACTTAAAGAAAACGCA
The sequence above is drawn from the Nicotiana tabacum cultivar K326 chromosome 13, ASM71507v2, whole genome shotgun sequence genome and encodes:
- the LOC107801530 gene encoding caffeoylshikimate esterase-like codes for the protein MKHPVAEANEVSPFGSLSPDEFYYRHSVSHGSEFITNSRGLKLFTQWWTPLPPSNPIGVVCVVHGFTGESSWFVQLTAVHFAKHGFSVCAIDHQGHGFSDGLVAHIPDINPVVDDCIAFFDSFRRRHAPPYLPSFLYAESLGGAIALLITLRQGNSALNKPFDGVVLNGAMCGISAKFKPPWPLEHLLDIAAFLIPTWRVVPTRGSIPEVSFKMEWKRKLAVASPRRPLGRPRAATARELVRVCGDLQRRFEEVKVPFLIIHGGGDVVCDLACVEDLYRRASSEDKTLNVYPGMWHQLVGEPEENVEQVFSDVLEWLTTRAERAAEKKAAEDGGA